In one window of Ptiloglossa arizonensis isolate GNS036 chromosome 5, iyPtiAriz1_principal, whole genome shotgun sequence DNA:
- the Cerk gene encoding ceramide kinase: MMQEITDQSSRTVLLNTFVVKKKRCKVYFHRGTLIWETEKPPYTRWTLPLTDVLAVRYGDDWILGENAKEKQPPTSPTSPTVCPTNFILHYAVHGPKNKWSHHSVTMSHTDPRQVASWVKTIRNYLMGLTHRPRKILLFVNPFGGKKKGVKIWEKDVQPLMTIAGIETKMLVTERVGHARDTLLNADLSDFHAIVCIGGDGTLAEVINGLVLRTSKDQQIDPNDPDVRLPTPPLPIGVIPSGSTDTVAYSLHGTTDVQTAAIHIIFGDSTGLDISSVHNDRALLRLYASVLSYGYLGDVIRDSEKFRWMGPQRYDYSGFKKIIANKGYEGEIHLLSDPCHPATSTRCTKNCTRCLQHMHNSVPDKEISRWMTVRGKFFMVNGANLACACTRSPMGFSPHCHVGDGCVDVILVRHTSLLNNIRMLLRLSSKQKTLYDLPFVEVYRAREFTFRAMPTLHMQSENEINTSYLNSSLSVWNCDGEVIDNSNVKIRVHCQLVNVFTRRAQEPVEDQTCFC, encoded by the exons CAAGATGGACGCTACCCCTAACCGACGTGCTAGCTGTACGCTACGGGGACGATTGGATATTGGGGGAGAATGCTAAAGAGAAACAACCCCCAACGTCGCCCACATCCCCCACAGTTTGCCCGACCAATTTCATTTTACACTACGCAGTTCACGGACCAAAGAACAAGTGGAGCCACCACAGTGTGACGATGAGCCACACGGATCCAAGGCAGGTGGCTTCGTGGGTCAAGACCATTCGAAATTACCTAATGG GTCTAACTCACCGTCCCAGGAAAATACTgctgttcgtaaatccgtttggcGGGAAGAAGAAGGGGGTGAAGATTTGGGAGAAGGACGTGCAACCTTTGATGACCATCGCTGGCATCGAAACGAAGATGTTAGTCACGGAAAGGGTTGGTCACGCTCGAGACACCCTTCTGAACGCCGACCTGAGTGACTTTCAT gcGATCGTGTGCATCGGAGGTGACGGCACCCTCGCGGAAGTCATCAACGGGCTGGTGCTGAGGACGTCCAAGGACCAGCAAATCGATCCCAACGACCCTGATGTCAGACTACCAACCCCTCCTTTGCCCATAGGCGTAATACCCAGCGGGAGCACAGACACCGTGGCGTACAGCCTCCACGGGACGACAGACGTGCAGACTGCCGCGATACATATCATTTTTGGCGACAGCACCGGCCTCGATATCTCATCTGTGCACAACGATAGAGCGTTGCTCAGGTTGTACGCCAGTGTTCTCAGTTATGGCTACTTGGGCGACGTGATCCGGGACAGTGAGAAGTTCAGGTGGATGGGACCCCAGAGATACGACTACTCCG GTTTCAAGAAAATCATCGCGAACAAAGGTTACGAGGGCGAGATACACCTTCTATCCGACCCCTGTCATCCTGCAACGAGCACAAGATGCACGAAAAACTGCACCAGGTGTTTGCAGCATATGCACAACAGTGTCCCTGATAAAGAGATTTCCA GATGGATGACCGTTAGAGGGAAATTCTTCATGGTGAACGGCGCTAATCTCGCATGTGCCTGTACCAGGAGTCCCATGGGATTCAGTCCCCACTGTCATGTTGGCGATGGCTGCGTCGACGTAATTTTAGTACGACACACCTCGCTTTTGAACAATATCAGAATGTTGCTCAGGCTGTCCAGTAAGCAGAAAACTCTG TACGACCTACCGTTCGTCGAGGTGTACAGAGCGAGGGAGTTCACATTCCGGGCCATGCCCACGCTACACATGCAGTCCGAGAACGAGATTAACACCAGCTATCTGAACTCTAGCCTGAGTGTATGGAACTGCGACGGCGAGGTGATCGATAACTCCAATGTGAAAATCAG AGTACACTGCCAACTAGTGAACGTGTTCACAAGGCGAGCTCAAGAACCAGTCGAAGATCAGACCTGCTTCTGTTAG